A single window of Archangium gephyra DNA harbors:
- a CDS encoding GNAT family N-acetyltransferase, translated as MPSDPTPVLLTTARLNLALLPPDGAARVLAYHEANRDHLGPVSPARPDNFFTVTWWRSRLAQDAEDWRRGLALRLFMLSRELPLSSAPVLGSVSLTDIRRGPLQSCEMGFGLDHRAQGQGLMSEAVRAVCDYAFGAMGLHRIHANHLPDNHRSAAVLRRLGFSVEGLARELVLIDGRWRDHVLTALLAPRPPAR; from the coding sequence ATGCCCTCGGACCCCACCCCCGTCCTCCTCACCACCGCGCGGCTCAACCTGGCCCTGCTCCCGCCGGACGGGGCCGCGCGTGTGCTCGCCTACCACGAGGCCAACCGGGATCACCTCGGTCCCGTCTCGCCCGCGCGCCCCGACAACTTCTTCACCGTCACCTGGTGGCGCTCGCGTCTGGCCCAGGACGCCGAGGACTGGCGCCGAGGCCTCGCCCTGCGTCTCTTCATGCTGTCTCGCGAGCTCCCGCTCTCCTCCGCCCCCGTGCTCGGCAGCGTGTCCCTCACCGACATCCGCCGCGGGCCCCTCCAGTCTTGCGAGATGGGCTTCGGGCTCGACCACCGCGCCCAGGGCCAGGGACTCATGAGCGAGGCCGTGCGCGCCGTGTGCGACTACGCCTTCGGCGCCATGGGCCTGCACCGCATCCACGCCAACCACCTGCCGGACAACCACCGCAGCGCCGCCGTGCTGCGCCGCCTGGGCTTCTCCGTCGAGGGCCTCGCGCGCGAGCTCGTCCTCATCGACGGCCGCTGGCGCGACCACGTCCTCACCGCCCTGCTGGCGCCTCGTCCACCGGCAAGGTGA
- a CDS encoding macro domain-containing protein, whose product MTPRIVEGDLLEQRVDAIVNAWNRNIIPWWLLLPQGVSGAIKKRGGLAPFRELARVGPMPLGSAVVTSAGRLPYRGIIHVAGINLLWRSSERAIRDSVTNALARAREHGFGSVAFPIIGAGSGGFDEARALEVMVSTLEAGDAELDVTVVRYRRR is encoded by the coding sequence ATGACACCGCGCATCGTCGAGGGAGACCTGCTGGAGCAGCGGGTCGACGCCATCGTGAACGCCTGGAACCGGAACATCATCCCGTGGTGGCTGCTGCTGCCCCAGGGGGTTTCAGGGGCCATCAAGAAACGGGGCGGGCTGGCGCCGTTCCGCGAGCTGGCTCGGGTGGGGCCGATGCCGCTCGGCTCGGCCGTGGTCACCTCGGCGGGCCGGCTGCCCTACCGGGGCATCATCCACGTGGCGGGCATCAACCTGCTCTGGCGCTCGTCGGAGCGAGCCATCCGCGACTCGGTGACGAACGCGCTCGCACGGGCCCGGGAGCACGGCTTCGGCTCCGTGGCGTTCCCGATCATCGGCGCCGGCAGCGGCGGCTTCGACGAGGCCCGGGCCCTCGAGGTGATGGTGTCCACGCTGGAGGCGGGTGACGCGGAGCTCGACGTCACCGTGGTCCGCTACCGGCGGCGTTGA
- a CDS encoding group II truncated hemoglobin produces MSTELKPIGLNIPGNDDTWIPSIEDMPFHRLGGEAGVQALAEAFYDAMDASEPALARLHELDEHGKVSRGMRERFGLFLIGWLGGPQHYMEKHGHPRLRMRHGHVPVDVAQRDAWLRCMQRAMDARGVKGNVRRFLDNRFAEVADFLRNVEG; encoded by the coding sequence ATGTCCACCGAGCTGAAGCCCATCGGGCTGAACATTCCTGGCAACGACGACACCTGGATCCCCTCCATCGAGGACATGCCCTTCCACCGTCTGGGGGGCGAGGCGGGGGTCCAGGCCCTGGCCGAGGCCTTCTACGACGCCATGGATGCGAGCGAGCCCGCGCTCGCCCGCCTGCACGAGCTGGATGAGCACGGCAAGGTGTCGCGCGGCATGCGCGAGCGCTTCGGCCTCTTCCTCATCGGCTGGCTGGGCGGGCCCCAGCACTACATGGAGAAGCACGGCCACCCGCGCCTGCGCATGCGCCACGGCCATGTCCCCGTGGACGTCGCCCAGCGCGACGCCTGGCTGCGCTGCATGCAGCGCGCGATGGATGCCCGTGGCGTGAAGGGCAACGTGCGCCGCTTCCTCGACAACCGCTTCGCCGAAGTGGCCGACTTCCTGCGCAACGTCGAGGGCTGA